One genomic region from Flagellimonas oceani encodes:
- a CDS encoding SDR family NAD(P)-dependent oxidoreductase translates to MDLKLKGKRAFISGSTQGIGFAIAQQLIKEGVDVTINGRHKLRTEKSKEKLQEQFPKANISALSADFSKKAEVEKLLTQLEDIDILVNNVGIFDVKDFESITDEDWYTYFEINVMSSVRLSRQLLPKMLNKKWGRIIFISSESGVNVPENMIHYGMTKSAMSAIANGLSKLTKGTEVTVNTILGGPTYSHGVAEVIEQIARAQDLDIEAMKTAILQQSNPHMLLQRFIDPSEIAYLVAYVSSPLSLATNGASLRADSGALKTI, encoded by the coding sequence ATGGATTTAAAATTAAAAGGTAAAAGAGCATTTATTAGTGGATCGACACAAGGCATTGGTTTTGCCATTGCACAACAATTAATAAAAGAAGGGGTTGATGTAACCATAAACGGAAGACACAAATTAAGGACGGAAAAGTCAAAAGAAAAACTACAAGAGCAATTCCCCAAGGCAAACATATCAGCACTATCGGCAGACTTTTCCAAGAAAGCGGAAGTCGAAAAACTTCTAACGCAACTTGAAGACATTGACATTTTGGTCAACAATGTTGGAATCTTTGACGTAAAGGACTTTGAGAGTATTACAGACGAAGACTGGTACACATACTTTGAAATAAATGTAATGAGCAGTGTCAGACTTTCTCGCCAACTATTGCCCAAGATGCTGAATAAAAAATGGGGACGAATTATTTTTATCAGTAGTGAATCAGGAGTGAATGTACCTGAAAATATGATCCATTACGGAATGACAAAATCAGCAATGTCAGCGATCGCCAATGGACTTTCCAAGTTGACCAAAGGAACAGAGGTTACCGTAAACACTATTTTGGGCGGACCAACCTATTCCCATGGGGTTGCAGAAGTAATTGAGCAAATTGCAAGGGCTCAAGACTTGGATATTGAAGCAATGAAAACCGCAATTTTACAACAATCAAATCCTCATATGCTATTACAGCGATTTATTGATCCAAGTGAAATAGCCTATTTAGTAGCATACGTATCCAGTCCTTTATCCCTTGCGACAAACGGAGCATCTTTAAGAGCAGATTCCGGAGCATTAAAAACCATTTGA
- a CDS encoding TetR/AcrR family transcriptional regulator, giving the protein MKGRPSIHQDKDVIRKAQELFWEKGFSATSLSELSKATGAGAGSLYNTFKGGKKELFKKSLQQRREDLKEFRRQLENSDNPTELIKNHFRTIVDTDHRSHLRGCIVANTIIEMTFIDDELENEAIEILKETEKLYTATILEEQKKGKIKSKIPATTLGKYLISLWCGINSLRRIYPDQEILEQQIELQLQIIN; this is encoded by the coding sequence ATGAAGGGAAGGCCAAGTATTCATCAAGACAAGGACGTAATCCGAAAGGCCCAAGAATTATTTTGGGAAAAAGGATTTAGTGCAACATCCCTGTCCGAATTGAGCAAAGCAACCGGGGCCGGGGCCGGGAGCCTTTATAACACGTTCAAAGGAGGAAAAAAGGAACTTTTCAAAAAATCCCTCCAACAGCGAAGAGAGGATTTAAAGGAGTTCCGTCGTCAATTGGAAAATAGCGACAATCCCACGGAGTTGATCAAAAATCACTTTCGCACCATCGTGGATACTGATCATAGGTCCCATTTAAGGGGTTGCATTGTGGCCAATACCATCATTGAAATGACTTTTATTGATGATGAATTGGAGAATGAAGCGATAGAAATTTTAAAAGAAACAGAAAAGCTGTACACGGCTACCATACTAGAAGAACAAAAAAAAGGAAAGATCAAATCAAAAATACCGGCAACTACATTAGGGAAATATCTAATTAGCCTTTGGTGCGGAATCAACTCATTACGGCGTATTTACCCAGATCAAGAAATTTTGGAACAGCAAATTGAATTACAGCTACAAATAATCAACTAA
- a CDS encoding TetR/AcrR family transcriptional regulator, producing the protein MRHIAYVCDMISTRTKIISAAVRCFRTNPSDTLEKVAEEAGVSRRTLHRYFENREDLIDSCKNEMLVSCNMAMTTAYESDPDPIKKIRNMLFAAIEQGANYAFVKRIYERSNFSDLEMKKEFESDDVKSKWLNLINELQKAERINPELTIPWIFNLFGSIIETAIFAVESGDVAKNDSKNFAWISFKGAIALKE; encoded by the coding sequence ATGAGACATATTGCATATGTTTGTGACATGATAAGTACTAGGACTAAAATTATATCTGCCGCAGTGAGATGTTTTAGGACCAACCCATCGGATACCTTGGAGAAGGTTGCAGAAGAAGCTGGGGTTTCCCGTAGAACATTGCATCGCTATTTTGAAAATCGTGAGGACTTGATCGATTCTTGCAAAAATGAGATGTTGGTTAGTTGTAACATGGCGATGACGACAGCTTATGAAAGTGATCCAGATCCCATTAAAAAAATAAGGAACATGCTTTTTGCCGCTATTGAGCAAGGGGCCAATTATGCATTCGTTAAAAGAATCTACGAACGCAGCAACTTCTCTGATCTGGAGATGAAAAAAGAGTTTGAATCCGATGACGTCAAATCAAAATGGTTGAACCTTATCAACGAACTTCAAAAGGCTGAACGAATCAACCCGGAACTGACCATCCCCTGGATTTTTAATTTGTTCGGATCGATCATTGAGACTGCAATCTTTGCCGTCGAATCCGGGGATGTCGCCAAGAACGATAGTAAGAATTTTGCATGGATTTCCTTTAAGGGGGCCATCGCATTAAAAGAATAA
- a CDS encoding alpha/beta fold hydrolase yields the protein MTPYRTENLIKQMPGFSSCLEKVNGIHIHYVMGGSGNPLILLPGWPQTWWSYHHIMPFLAEKYTVIAVDLRGMGDSDKPEEGYAKKHMANDIMELIAALGYDKVHMAGHDIGANVAYSFAVNYPGAIGKLILLDTPPPDENMYKLPMLPVGMPVYPWWVAFNQLNNLSAQLLEGRFELLLNHLFEKLLVNKKGISDFDRSVYLQHYNHKENIRAANAWYQTFGQDIAEHKNASKIKKPTMGIASSANYDILDNFLSHNAHEHEMMEIKDCGHFLQEERPDQIARAISDFLD from the coding sequence ATGACTCCATACAGAACAGAAAATCTTATAAAACAAATGCCAGGTTTTTCCAGTTGCTTGGAAAAGGTCAATGGCATACACATCCACTATGTCATGGGAGGTAGCGGTAATCCATTGATATTGTTACCGGGTTGGCCCCAGACATGGTGGTCATACCACCATATTATGCCCTTCTTGGCGGAAAAGTATACCGTAATCGCGGTCGATTTGCGCGGGATGGGCGATAGTGATAAACCTGAAGAAGGATATGCCAAGAAGCATATGGCCAATGATATCATGGAATTGATAGCTGCCTTAGGATACGATAAGGTGCATATGGCAGGACATGACATTGGAGCCAATGTAGCCTATTCGTTTGCCGTCAATTATCCAGGAGCCATTGGTAAACTGATTCTTTTGGATACGCCTCCCCCTGATGAAAATATGTATAAGCTTCCTATGTTGCCCGTAGGGATGCCCGTGTACCCCTGGTGGGTCGCTTTTAACCAGTTAAACAATCTCTCGGCCCAACTACTGGAAGGACGTTTTGAGTTGTTGTTGAACCACCTTTTTGAAAAGTTGCTCGTCAATAAAAAGGGTATCAGTGATTTTGACCGCTCCGTCTACCTTCAACACTATAACCATAAGGAAAATATAAGAGCGGCCAATGCCTGGTACCAAACCTTTGGTCAAGATATTGCAGAACATAAAAACGCTTCTAAAATTAAAAAACCGACAATGGGAATAGCATCATCCGCTAATTATGACATTCTGGATAATTTTCTGTCCCATAATGCTCATGAACATGAAATGATGGAAATTAAGGATTGCGGTCATTTTCTCCAAGAGGAGAGACCCGACCAAATTGCAAGGGCAATCTCGGATTTCTTGGATTGA
- a CDS encoding SDR family NAD(P)-dependent oxidoreductase encodes MSTQKVWFITGASKGMGLEITKAVLENGGYVIATSRNTDLLLEKIGDYKDNLLPVELDITNEKDIQNAISNGVEKFGRIDVVVNNAGYNLLGNIEELSDYEFRKTMDVNVFAMAHIIRNILPTMRQQESGHIINTASMMGYMSYPGNGSYSASKYAVIGLSEALAQEVAPFGIKVTILAPGTFRTNFMSEETLNVAQNKIDAYNLDKQIEQFTGFDGQQLGDPKKLAEVLLKITGMSNPPLHLPLGSDSYNAILEVRRKEREEMEQWKDLSLSTDFE; translated from the coding sequence ATGAGCACACAGAAAGTTTGGTTTATTACAGGAGCCTCCAAGGGGATGGGTCTTGAAATAACAAAAGCAGTTTTGGAAAACGGAGGGTATGTCATCGCAACTTCCCGAAACACGGATCTCCTCCTAGAAAAAATTGGCGATTACAAGGATAATTTACTTCCTGTAGAATTGGACATCACGAATGAAAAGGATATACAAAATGCTATTTCCAATGGCGTTGAAAAATTTGGACGAATAGACGTTGTGGTCAATAATGCAGGCTATAATCTTTTGGGAAATATTGAAGAACTAAGCGATTATGAGTTTAGGAAAACAATGGATGTAAATGTTTTTGCCATGGCCCATATTATCAGAAATATTCTTCCAACTATGCGTCAACAAGAGTCTGGGCATATTATCAACACGGCATCAATGATGGGCTACATGAGTTATCCTGGAAATGGGAGCTATAGTGCCTCTAAATATGCGGTTATTGGGCTATCTGAAGCCCTAGCCCAAGAAGTGGCTCCTTTTGGCATAAAAGTGACTATTTTGGCTCCAGGAACCTTCCGTACAAATTTTATGAGCGAGGAAACCCTCAATGTTGCACAAAACAAAATTGACGCCTATAATCTAGATAAACAGATTGAACAGTTTACGGGATTTGATGGCCAACAACTGGGAGATCCCAAAAAATTGGCGGAAGTGTTACTTAAGATTACCGGAATGTCCAATCCACCTTTGCATCTTCCCTTGGGTTCTGATAGCTACAATGCTATACTGGAAGTCCGTAGAAAGGAAAGGGAAGAAATGGAACAATGGAAAGACTTATCTTTATCCACTGATTTTGAATAA
- a CDS encoding helix-turn-helix domain-containing protein encodes MKKVAPYKIESISELHSLFGLPKPDHPLISVIDFELLKFDDNKVWSSFFYDFYCVACKKGASGKFKYGQGHYDFDEGVMSFTRPGQIFSVTNPTDDPVSGYMLIFKPELIRHYELGKVIGNYGFFSYSTAEALHLSEKEDKTMMNLMHQMQDELKNNIDHYSQDLIVSHIDLLLHYAKRFHNRQFLTRSAVSTDLVAKMEELIDSYLKSDAALSGLPTVDFFAEKLNVSPNYLSDLLRNVTGKNAQTHIQESVIDRAKELLTTTNLSVKEIAFDLGYERPQSFSTMFKKKTQQTPLQYRALFN; translated from the coding sequence GTGAAAAAAGTTGCTCCTTATAAAATTGAATCAATTTCTGAACTCCATAGTTTATTTGGCCTTCCAAAGCCCGATCATCCTTTGATAAGTGTGATTGATTTTGAATTGCTAAAGTTTGATGATAATAAGGTTTGGAGCAGCTTTTTCTATGATTTTTATTGTGTGGCCTGTAAAAAAGGGGCTTCGGGAAAATTCAAGTACGGACAAGGTCATTATGATTTCGATGAGGGCGTCATGAGTTTTACCAGACCTGGTCAAATTTTTTCGGTTACGAATCCTACAGATGACCCAGTGTCGGGTTATATGCTCATTTTCAAGCCCGAGCTCATTCGGCATTATGAATTGGGTAAGGTCATTGGAAATTATGGGTTCTTCTCTTACTCCACTGCCGAGGCCTTGCACCTTTCGGAAAAAGAGGACAAAACAATGATGAACCTTATGCATCAAATGCAGGATGAACTGAAAAATAATATTGATCATTATAGCCAAGATCTAATCGTTTCCCATATCGACCTGCTTCTCCATTATGCAAAGCGTTTTCACAATCGGCAGTTTCTGACACGAAGTGCTGTAAGTACCGATTTAGTGGCCAAGATGGAAGAATTGATCGATTCCTATCTAAAAAGTGATGCTGCACTTTCGGGTCTGCCCACAGTCGACTTTTTTGCCGAAAAACTCAATGTATCCCCTAATTATTTGAGTGATCTGTTGAGAAATGTTACCGGAAAAAATGCGCAAACACATATTCAGGAATCCGTAATTGACAGAGCCAAAGAACTACTTACAACAACCAATTTAAGTGTTAAGGAAATCGCTTTTGATTTAGGTTATGAGCGTCCCCAATCATTTAGTACAATGTTCAAAAAAAAGACGCAACAAACCCCGCTGCAATACAGGGCATTGTTCAATTGA
- a CDS encoding phosphatase PAP2 family protein produces MRKIPIFILFLSVLKVNGQNVLVDSTASMVHGQNASIDSTINKKSNAFNYKSLIIPSVLIGYGVIGQESLTLKDIDNRTRNEFREHDDRKLNIDDFSQYSPFVSVYALNAMGIEGKHNFKDRTIVLGTAYLLMGGSVNILKRTTKVIRPDGSSSTSFPSGHTATAFMGAEFLYQEYKDISVWYGVAGYVVAAGTGLFRLHNEKHWLTDIATGAGIGILSTKIAYWLHPIIKNTLFKDKEKTTGIVMPFYNGREYGLGLTLRF; encoded by the coding sequence ATGCGTAAAATACCAATATTCATACTATTTCTGTCCGTTTTAAAGGTTAACGGACAAAACGTGTTAGTGGACTCAACAGCTTCTATGGTTCACGGGCAAAACGCTTCCATTGACTCTACAATAAATAAGAAATCCAATGCATTCAATTACAAATCCCTCATCATCCCATCTGTTTTGATCGGATATGGAGTTATTGGACAGGAGAGTCTTACTTTAAAGGATATCGATAACAGAACAAGAAATGAATTTAGGGAGCATGATGACAGGAAATTAAACATAGACGATTTTTCCCAATATAGTCCGTTTGTATCCGTATATGCCCTAAATGCGATGGGCATAGAAGGTAAGCATAATTTTAAGGATAGGACCATTGTTTTGGGAACGGCATATCTCCTTATGGGAGGCTCTGTAAACATCCTTAAAAGAACCACAAAGGTCATTAGACCGGATGGCTCCTCCTCCACCTCCTTTCCCTCAGGGCATACGGCCACAGCATTTATGGGTGCGGAGTTTTTGTATCAAGAATATAAGGATATATCGGTTTGGTACGGAGTTGCCGGCTATGTGGTAGCTGCCGGGACAGGTCTGTTCCGATTGCACAACGAAAAGCATTGGTTGACCGATATTGCCACAGGTGCTGGTATCGGAATTTTAAGCACTAAAATTGCGTATTGGTTGCATCCAATCATCAAGAATACCCTTTTCAAGGACAAGGAAAAAACAACAGGAATTGTGATGCCCTTTTATAATGGAAGGGAATATGGATTGGGGCTAACGCTGAGATTTTAA
- a CDS encoding phosphatase PAP2 family protein has product MRRIDNITILQRSLCGFRALVVLVFLGSSSVYGQVEPLTPSQNAHKTAGDVLLVTMPALAMGSTLIWQDGQKGTYQFSKALAGTLAVTYGLKLTINKERPNGENNNSFPSGHTSVAFASAAFVQKRYGWEYGIPAYLLAGYVGYTRIEANKHDGVDVVAGAAIGIGMGYLFTKRYKGQKKLRISSGFMDNTPTIGLTYKF; this is encoded by the coding sequence TTGAGACGCATAGACAACATCACAATTTTACAGAGAAGTCTGTGCGGTTTTAGAGCTCTGGTTGTGCTTGTATTTTTGGGTTCGTCATCAGTATATGGGCAGGTGGAACCTCTGACGCCATCGCAAAATGCCCATAAAACGGCAGGAGATGTTTTGCTTGTTACCATGCCAGCTTTGGCCATGGGCTCCACACTCATTTGGCAAGATGGTCAAAAAGGAACCTATCAATTTTCCAAGGCCTTGGCGGGTACCCTTGCAGTAACCTATGGTTTAAAGCTGACCATAAACAAAGAGCGGCCAAATGGTGAAAACAACAATAGCTTTCCATCCGGACACACTTCCGTGGCATTTGCGAGTGCTGCATTTGTACAAAAAAGATACGGGTGGGAATATGGCATTCCAGCCTATCTCTTGGCAGGGTATGTTGGGTATACCAGGATCGAAGCAAACAAGCATGATGGTGTGGATGTGGTGGCAGGTGCCGCAATAGGAATTGGTATGGGTTATTTGTTCACCAAAAGGTATAAAGGACAGAAGAAACTCAGAATTTCTTCAGGCTTTATGGATAACACCCCTACGATTGGTCTAACCTATAAATTTTAA
- a CDS encoding glycosyltransferase family 9 protein: MDPKKIFITIKRKAFGLLSGCFTNKIGETVSNNDAIKKILVCRPNHRLGSLLLLQPLVQELESTFPNSKIDLLVNQSCAIQLFQNYDIVNQVIAFPRNPFKSPITYLNTFVRFRSKKYDLAINAAKESCSGKLFTSISKASFKFVGDGEADKKERHIAKQVIHSLRDFLPIMGIKANEGLPPNLDLRLANDELIHGGSFVYDIVQNAQPTICLYTHKSYKKTWWLDFYEHLQKAFPDVNIIEILSKENSSKIGFRAPVLYSNGVRELAAMIANTDVFIGADSGVMHLASSSLTPTIGLFSVTDAEKYKPYNEGSVAVNTNEVELDALMAVVKNSLYPNLDTSA; the protein is encoded by the coding sequence ATGGATCCGAAAAAAATCTTCATCACCATAAAGAGGAAGGCATTTGGGCTTCTTTCAGGTTGTTTTACAAACAAGATAGGTGAAACGGTCAGTAATAATGATGCCATAAAAAAGATTCTAGTCTGTAGACCGAATCACAGGCTGGGAAGCTTGTTGTTGCTTCAACCTTTAGTCCAGGAATTGGAATCAACATTTCCGAATAGCAAAATTGATCTGCTGGTCAACCAATCCTGTGCAATTCAACTGTTTCAAAATTATGACATCGTCAATCAAGTCATTGCATTTCCGCGGAATCCCTTCAAAAGTCCCATAACGTATCTAAATACATTTGTTCGGTTCAGAAGCAAGAAATATGATCTGGCCATAAATGCCGCCAAGGAATCTTGCTCTGGAAAACTGTTTACGAGCATTTCAAAGGCAAGCTTCAAGTTCGTGGGTGATGGCGAAGCGGATAAAAAAGAAAGACATATCGCGAAGCAAGTGATCCACTCCTTGAGGGATTTTTTGCCCATTATGGGAATCAAGGCAAATGAGGGGCTACCGCCCAACCTGGACCTGAGACTTGCGAATGATGAACTGATACATGGCGGCAGTTTTGTGTATGACATCGTCCAAAACGCACAACCGACCATTTGCTTATACACGCACAAAAGCTATAAAAAAACATGGTGGCTTGATTTCTATGAACATTTACAGAAAGCATTTCCGGATGTAAACATCATTGAAATACTTTCCAAAGAAAATAGCTCCAAGATTGGTTTCAGGGCCCCTGTTTTGTATTCCAATGGTGTTAGGGAATTGGCGGCTATGATTGCAAATACTGATGTTTTCATTGGAGCCGATAGCGGAGTAATGCATTTGGCCAGCTCGTCGCTTACCCCCACCATTGGTTTATTCTCCGTCACGGATGCAGAAAAATACAAGCCTTACAACGAGGGCAGTGTCGCCGTAAACACCAATGAGGTTGAACTCGATGCTTTGATGGCAGTTGTTAAAAATTCGCTTTATCCAAACCTAGACACTTCAGCTTGA
- a CDS encoding DUF4249 domain-containing protein yields MKNRTITIFNKIGALLILLALLNSCTDVIDVNVPNAGARLVIDASIKWQKGTSGETQTIHLRESTAYFDKNPDVPVTGAEVTVTKQNDGSIVVFADQNNGSYTATDFVPELNASYTLEILYNGNSYTATETMIAAPDINRIEQSLEGSDDDAEIQLQVFFDDPGAVENYYLGEFIPSNLPIPSLAVISDEFTDGNENFIENDNENYVAGATIDINLYGISKRYYDYLNIFIQQSGSDENGPFPTTPVQLKGNCTNVNDPKEEVLGFFRLGEFDTTSYTIEQQ; encoded by the coding sequence ATGAAAAATAGAACTATAACCATATTCAACAAAATTGGGGCACTCCTTATACTACTCGCATTATTGAACTCGTGTACCGATGTCATAGATGTCAATGTCCCCAATGCCGGCGCACGATTGGTAATCGATGCGTCCATCAAGTGGCAAAAAGGCACCTCTGGTGAAACACAGACCATTCATCTCAGGGAATCAACTGCTTATTTTGATAAGAATCCAGATGTCCCAGTCACGGGTGCAGAAGTAACGGTGACCAAACAAAACGACGGGTCGATAGTTGTGTTTGCCGACCAGAACAATGGCAGTTACACGGCAACCGACTTTGTTCCGGAATTGAATGCATCGTACACTTTGGAAATCCTGTACAACGGCAATTCCTACACAGCAACCGAAACCATGATCGCGGCCCCAGATATCAATCGAATAGAACAAAGCCTTGAAGGATCTGATGATGATGCGGAAATTCAGCTTCAAGTATTTTTTGACGACCCCGGAGCTGTTGAAAATTATTATTTGGGTGAATTTATTCCCTCCAATTTACCGATACCGTCCCTTGCCGTCATTAGCGATGAATTTACGGATGGTAACGAAAATTTCATTGAGAACGATAATGAAAACTATGTTGCCGGAGCTACTATAGACATTAATCTGTATGGAATTTCAAAACGCTATTATGACTATTTGAACATTTTTATCCAACAATCGGGAAGTGATGAAAACGGGCCCTTTCCAACCACCCCGGTTCAGTTAAAGGGAAACTGCACAAATGTCAACGACCCCAAAGAGGAGGTATTGGGATTTTTTAGGTTGGGTGAATTTGATACGACCTCATATACAATTGAACAGCAATAG
- a CDS encoding TonB-dependent receptor yields MTKTKRLKPFRSKKRQALFVVILLCPLFFFAQTKYTISGVVKDVVNGETLLGATVLLKGTSIGSTTNEYGFYSITAPEGAYTLTISYLGFTTFERAINLTADQKFDIELKEDAAQLDEVVLTPEESKKVDLQTPQMSVAKLSTNEIKQIPVVLGEVDLIKSIQLLPGVTNAGEGASGFNVRGGAEDQNLILLDEAIIYNASHLFGFFSVFNADAIKDVKLYKGGIPARFGGRASSVLDIRQKDGNSKEFELTGGIGAISSRLAAEGPMFKDKGSFLMAGRAAYANIFLALTGEDSRAGFYDLNLKTNYEIDEKNRLYLSGYLGNDNFNLAGFFTNSYGNLSGNLRWNHIFNNKLFSNTSLIYSRYNYNLEIPIEGIDWASDISNYNVRYDLGYYASDKLKFDFGVNGIYYNFNPGKLNPLNAESGVNPEKLDNKFALEAGAYAGLEHKISDRLTAQYGLRFSYFNRLGEQTLNNYANNLPVVYNEELGIYERADPISTTPYGKGKSIATFNNLEPRFALSYQFDEKSSFKASYNRMAQYLHLISNTTSATPLDVWAPSGKFIKPQIADQYAVGYFRNFRENMFSIEAEAYYKTIDNRVDYINGAELIAQNTIETEILTGEARAYGLELLVRKNKGDFTGWVSYTLSKSQQRTPGGAAGGLGINNGEWYNSNWDRTHDFSFTGSYKLNEKWRFGANLVFQTGRPVTYPNGQFIYNGLSVATYSERNADRLPAYHRLDLSATLTPRKNKDRKWQGEWVFGIYNAYNRMNAASISFGQNQETGVNEATRTAIFGIVPSVTYNFKF; encoded by the coding sequence AACGAATATGGTTTTTATTCCATCACAGCACCTGAAGGTGCTTACACCTTGACCATTTCCTATTTGGGATTTACAACATTTGAAAGAGCTATAAACCTTACCGCTGACCAAAAGTTCGACATTGAACTCAAAGAGGACGCCGCTCAATTGGATGAAGTGGTCCTCACCCCTGAAGAATCAAAGAAAGTGGACCTTCAGACACCACAAATGAGTGTGGCAAAGCTCTCGACCAACGAGATCAAACAGATACCTGTTGTTTTGGGTGAGGTGGATCTGATCAAATCCATACAACTATTGCCAGGGGTTACCAACGCCGGTGAAGGTGCATCGGGCTTCAATGTACGAGGCGGTGCGGAAGACCAGAACCTCATTCTTTTGGATGAAGCGATCATTTACAACGCCTCCCATTTATTTGGTTTTTTCTCGGTCTTCAATGCCGATGCCATCAAAGATGTCAAACTTTATAAGGGCGGCATTCCTGCACGTTTTGGAGGTCGAGCTTCCTCCGTTCTGGATATACGTCAAAAGGACGGGAACAGTAAGGAGTTTGAACTCACTGGGGGCATTGGTGCCATTTCCAGTCGTTTGGCGGCGGAAGGGCCCATGTTCAAGGACAAAGGTTCGTTCCTAATGGCCGGCAGGGCGGCCTATGCCAATATATTTTTGGCCTTGACCGGTGAAGATAGCAGGGCCGGATTTTACGATCTGAACCTAAAAACAAATTATGAAATTGATGAAAAGAACCGACTGTACCTATCCGGTTATCTTGGTAATGACAACTTCAACCTAGCGGGATTTTTCACGAATTCCTACGGAAACCTTTCAGGCAACCTACGATGGAACCATATTTTCAACAACAAGTTATTCTCCAATACATCCTTGATATACAGTCGCTATAATTACAATTTGGAAATACCCATTGAAGGAATCGATTGGGCCTCGGATATCAGCAATTACAATGTGCGCTATGACCTTGGGTATTATGCGAGCGATAAATTAAAATTTGATTTTGGGGTCAATGGTATCTACTACAACTTCAATCCGGGCAAACTCAACCCGTTAAATGCAGAATCGGGTGTCAATCCAGAGAAATTGGACAACAAATTCGCTTTGGAAGCTGGAGCATATGCAGGTTTGGAACATAAAATTTCGGATAGGCTCACCGCGCAATATGGCTTGCGTTTCAGCTACTTCAATCGATTGGGGGAGCAAACCTTAAACAATTACGCCAATAACCTACCCGTGGTCTATAACGAAGAATTGGGCATCTATGAACGCGCCGACCCTATTTCCACTACCCCTTACGGAAAGGGAAAAAGCATAGCTACCTTCAATAATCTGGAACCTCGGTTTGCCCTTTCCTATCAGTTTGACGAGAAGTCTTCTTTTAAGGCAAGCTATAACCGAATGGCCCAATACCTACATTTGATTTCCAATACCACATCGGCCACGCCCTTGGATGTTTGGGCTCCTAGCGGAAAGTTTATCAAACCACAGATTGCAGACCAATATGCTGTAGGTTACTTCAGAAATTTCCGGGAAAATATGTTTTCCATTGAAGCCGAAGCCTACTACAAAACCATCGACAATCGGGTGGATTATATCAATGGCGCAGAACTTATAGCCCAAAACACCATTGAAACCGAAATCTTGACCGGTGAGGCCCGTGCCTATGGTCTGGAGCTGTTAGTACGAAAGAACAAAGGCGATTTTACAGGCTGGGTGTCCTATACATTGTCAAAGTCGCAACAGCGCACACCCGGTGGAGCAGCGGGCGGATTGGGCATCAACAATGGGGAATGGTATAACTCGAACTGGGACAGGACCCACGACTTTTCATTTACCGGAAGTTACAAACTCAACGAAAAATGGCGATTTGGGGCCAATTTGGTATTCCAGACAGGGCGACCTGTCACCTATCCCAACGGACAGTTCATATACAACGGATTATCCGTAGCGACATATTCCGAACGAAATGCAGACCGATTACCGGCCTACCACAGACTGGACCTTTCCGCAACCCTTACACCTCGAAAAAATAAAGATAGAAAATGGCAAGGCGAATGGGTATTTGGCATTTACAACGCCTATAACCGCATGAACGCAGCCTCTATTTCCTTTGGTCAAAATCAAGAAACCGGTGTAAATGAAGCCACACGTACTGCCATATTCGGCATTGTCCCATCAGTAACCTACAACTTTAAATTTTAG